Proteins encoded together in one Candidatus Nitrosocaldus cavascurensis window:
- a CDS encoding NAD(P)/FAD-dependent oxidoreductase, with amino-acid sequence MAYTMRVDVVVVGAGIAGLSVAEAMLNKGMKVCIIEAKHAGYGATGRSAGIATVQMNDTLDVRLAKKGIDIINTWRRRYNLDGILSTTGLLSIDRQGSIMKYARLFSECEVAYEVMDVREAMDRWPWLRFNVDGVDAEECIYTKDDVCMDPLVFASVFADRLKDMGVEFATGRVDIQSMMVDGEHVTLRFDNEHVVADTLVLCTGAWSKGIGRWLGYAPTTILKVPLIFFKYDIGEHDMVLPFADEINHTYWIPSRAGMLVGADYTVWDVNEAEDALGEEFRVKEGVHVDDHLLTYIKHVRELLVKRINFHVYESKVHFGPISITPDGRPIVGRVPEFKNLYILDGLRGYGLARAPALAYMLVEHILDGTDIVEELGSTRFISTNDTWLIQEG; translated from the coding sequence ATGTTGTTGTAGTTGGTGCAGGTATAGCAGGGCTATCTGTAGCAGAGGCGATGCTTAACAAGGGTATGAAGGTGTGTATAATTGAGGCTAAGCATGCAGGGTACGGTGCTACAGGTAGATCTGCAGGGATAGCAACTGTACAGATGAACGATACTCTAGATGTAAGATTGGCAAAGAAGGGTATAGATATAATCAATACGTGGAGAAGGAGGTACAACCTTGATGGGATATTAAGCACTACAGGACTATTGAGCATAGATAGGCAAGGTTCTATCATGAAGTATGCTAGGCTATTCTCAGAGTGTGAGGTTGCATACGAGGTCATGGATGTTAGAGAAGCAATGGATAGATGGCCATGGTTAAGGTTTAATGTTGATGGTGTAGATGCTGAGGAGTGTATATACACCAAGGATGATGTATGCATGGACCCTCTTGTATTTGCTAGCGTATTTGCAGACAGGCTCAAGGATATGGGTGTTGAGTTTGCAACTGGTAGGGTAGATATCCAAAGCATGATGGTAGATGGAGAGCATGTTACTTTAAGGTTTGATAATGAGCATGTAGTTGCTGATACTCTAGTCCTATGCACTGGTGCTTGGAGCAAAGGTATAGGTAGATGGCTAGGCTATGCACCAACAACCATACTAAAGGTACCATTGATCTTCTTCAAGTATGATATAGGGGAGCATGATATGGTATTACCATTTGCAGATGAGATAAACCATACGTACTGGATACCCTCACGTGCAGGGATGCTTGTTGGTGCAGACTATACTGTTTGGGATGTAAATGAGGCTGAAGATGCATTAGGTGAAGAGTTTAGGGTAAAAGAAGGGGTTCATGTTGATGATCATTTGCTTACGTACATCAAGCATGTAAGGGAACTACTAGTGAAGAGGATCAACTTCCATGTGTATGAGAGCAAGGTGCACTTTGGACCAATAAGCATCACACCCGATGGTAGGCCTATAGTTGGAAGGGTACCAGAGTTCAAGAACCTCTACATACTTGATGGGCTTAGAGGCTATGGTCTTGCTAGAGCACCAGCACTTGCATACATGCTTGTAGAGCATATACTTGATGGTACTGATATAGTAGAAGAGTTAGGGTCGACGAGGTTCATCAGTACAAACGATACATGGTTAATACAAGAGGGTTAG
- a CDS encoding 5' nucleotidase, NT5C type: MRIAVDVDGVLADIISVWLTYYNRKHNSSLSKEQVQRWDFWKSIGYSAERFYTELAACWKEWLKVPVIESDIANSIAMLRSLGKVDIVSAQIAKDYVKRWLEHNNIVYDEYVSVARGVDKADLAYDVFIDDSPINAERISAMGRLVLLYDQPWNRHLSNGRYIVRVKNMDGVKRVLMDRLMSMKRL, from the coding sequence ATGAGGATAGCGGTGGATGTTGATGGTGTACTTGCAGATATAATAAGTGTATGGCTAACATATTACAATAGAAAGCATAATTCATCACTTAGCAAGGAGCAGGTGCAGAGATGGGACTTCTGGAAGAGTATAGGATATAGTGCAGAGAGGTTCTATACAGAACTAGCAGCATGTTGGAAGGAATGGCTCAAGGTTCCAGTGATAGAGAGTGATATTGCTAACTCTATAGCAATGCTTAGAAGTTTAGGCAAGGTTGATATAGTAAGTGCACAGATAGCCAAGGATTACGTTAAGAGATGGCTTGAGCATAACAATATAGTTTATGATGAATACGTTAGTGTTGCAAGGGGAGTAGATAAGGCAGATCTAGCATATGATGTATTCATAGATGACTCTCCAATAAATGCAGAGAGGATATCTGCAATGGGTAGGTTGGTGCTCCTCTACGATCAGCCATGGAATAGGCATCTCAGCAATGGTAGATACATAGTAAGGGTGAAGAATATGGATGGTGTAAAGAGAGTACTCATGGATAGATTGATGAGTATGAAAAGGTTATAA
- a CDS encoding Hsp20/alpha crystallin family protein yields MSDEERRRREGEGERRDIFDVIEEMDRRMRRIMERALSSMIMDVDEQLYDIERRELKPLTQISETDEEVIVTLDIPCASKESIELKATEDTLFIRARMDRCITFSNVEFENYSKSVRLPARVEPKYARASFRNGILQVRLPKKFEGSEISIE; encoded by the coding sequence ATGAGTGATGAAGAGAGAAGGAGGAGGGAAGGGGAAGGAGAGAGGCGTGATATATTCGATGTGATAGAGGAGATGGATAGGAGGATGAGGAGGATCATGGAGAGGGCACTCTCTAGCATGATCATGGATGTTGATGAGCAGTTGTACGATATAGAGAGAAGGGAGCTGAAACCATTGACACAGATAAGTGAGACTGATGAGGAGGTTATAGTTACGCTAGATATACCATGTGCAAGCAAAGAGAGTATAGAGTTGAAGGCAACTGAGGATACACTCTTCATAAGGGCAAGGATGGATAGATGCATAACGTTCAGTAACGTTGAGTTTGAGAACTATAGCAAGAGTGTAAGGCTCCCAGCAAGGGTTGAGCCTAAATATGCTAGAGCATCGTTCAGGAATGGCATTCTTCAGGTTAGGCTACCAAAGAAGTTTGAGGGTAGTGAGATAAGCATAGAGTAG
- a CDS encoding proteasome assembly chaperone family protein, translated as MKVVEYDSIKMESPYIFIGLPDVGLVGSIAVSYMIDSIKMAEIGHVESDLLPPLLLVRHGEVKNPIRLYSNGSNMIALISEMPIHPSILQEFVTSIAEWFKRVNPRLVVSITGIPVQNRLNIDKPKVFYIATDEHTSSLMRSTHALVFEEGILFGAYAAILKACISRNIPTLTLFTQSHLNFPDPFASIEALEVLNKALNIGIDLNELREEAEMIRIKTRELMKQTESMLAEPRLKATPTFYG; from the coding sequence ATGAAGGTTGTAGAGTACGATAGCATAAAGATGGAATCACCCTATATTTTTATAGGCCTTCCAGATGTTGGGCTTGTTGGTAGCATAGCAGTCTCATATATGATAGACAGCATCAAGATGGCTGAGATAGGACATGTGGAGTCTGATCTCTTACCTCCATTACTGCTAGTTAGGCATGGAGAAGTGAAGAATCCTATAAGACTATACTCAAATGGGAGCAATATGATAGCATTGATATCAGAGATGCCAATACACCCTTCAATCCTGCAGGAGTTTGTCACTAGCATAGCAGAGTGGTTCAAGAGGGTAAACCCTAGGCTTGTGGTAAGTATAACAGGCATCCCAGTACAGAACAGGCTTAACATAGATAAGCCGAAGGTATTCTATATAGCAACAGATGAACATACATCATCACTGATGAGATCAACGCATGCACTTGTATTTGAGGAAGGGATATTATTTGGGGCATATGCAGCAATACTAAAGGCATGCATAAGCAGGAATATACCAACACTAACTCTCTTCACACAATCCCATCTTAACTTCCCAGACCCATTTGCATCGATAGAGGCGCTAGAGGTTCTAAACAAGGCACTCAACATTGGCATAGATCTTAATGAGTTGAGGGAGGAGGCTGAGATGATAAGGATAAAGACAAGGGAGTTGATGAAGCAGACTGAGAGCATGTTAGCAGAGCCAAGGTTAAAGGCTACTCCAACATTCTATGGGTGA
- the hsp20 gene encoding archaeal heat shock protein Hsp20 encodes MSWEEWFSRRRRPFAFWQEIEEMMREMEREMERMFERSMKELEEMVPKDLVREYKLPDGRVRREWGPFVYGYSLTIGPDGKPVIREFGNVRPSLTGGRIALKEEREPLVDVMSTDGELKVIVELPGINKEDIRVTATEKSVNIRAENPERKYSKSIDLPEEVDPASAKSTYKNGILEITFKKKGSKQEGFTIKVE; translated from the coding sequence ATGTCATGGGAGGAGTGGTTCAGTAGGAGGAGAAGGCCATTCGCATTCTGGCAGGAGATAGAGGAGATGATGCGTGAGATGGAGAGAGAGATGGAGAGGATGTTCGAGAGGAGCATGAAAGAACTTGAGGAGATGGTACCGAAGGACCTTGTTAGAGAGTACAAACTACCAGATGGAAGGGTAAGGAGAGAGTGGGGACCATTCGTCTATGGTTACTCTCTAACCATAGGACCTGATGGGAAGCCAGTGATTAGAGAATTTGGCAATGTTAGGCCTTCATTGACTGGTGGAAGGATAGCGCTGAAGGAGGAGAGGGAGCCTTTGGTTGATGTTATGAGCACTGATGGAGAGCTGAAGGTTATAGTTGAACTTCCAGGGATAAACAAAGAGGATATCAGGGTTACAGCAACTGAGAAGAGTGTTAACATAAGGGCTGAGAACCCTGAGAGGAAGTACAGCAAGAGCATAGATCTGCCAGAGGAGGTTGATCCTGCAAGTGCTAAATCAACCTACAAGAATGGCATACTTGAGATAACATTCAAGAAGAAGGGCTCAAAGCAAGAAGGATTCACCATAAAGGTTGAGTGA
- a CDS encoding J domain-containing protein: MSKNSKPDYYEVLGVSKNASKEEIKQAYRRLALKYHPDRNKSPDAEEKFKLISEAYAVLSDDEKRKLYDMYGHAGLEGRYTSEEIFKGAKFDIDEILKDLGFDLDFDRIFERFFGFSMGSPFFWQESKGRGGREPLVIDVEIGLEDVLHGKRMEVEVPTIVQCSTCKGTGAMPDSRIRTCTVCKGTGQVKRVIEQSRFGTFVSIEPCRECNGKGRIVERPCITCNGTGRVRRIERVGVSIPAGLEDGTMLRLDDGHGSKSNRYGMDNDAVDGYDVYIRVRVKPHPLFKRSNSDIVYEAKVSFPRLVLGGDVKVPLLDGGYYTLKIPPGTQPDTVFTIKGKGLPRHDGYYYGRGDQLVKVSVKVPTPSTLSERQRRLIEELDREFRE; encoded by the coding sequence ATGAGCAAGAACAGCAAGCCAGATTACTATGAGGTACTAGGCGTCTCAAAGAATGCAAGTAAGGAGGAGATAAAACAGGCATACAGGAGGTTAGCATTGAAGTACCATCCAGACAGGAACAAGAGCCCAGATGCAGAGGAGAAGTTCAAGTTGATATCTGAAGCATATGCTGTACTGAGCGATGATGAGAAGCGTAAACTATACGATATGTATGGTCATGCTGGTTTGGAGGGGAGGTATACAAGCGAGGAGATATTCAAAGGTGCAAAGTTCGATATAGATGAGATACTCAAGGATCTAGGCTTCGATCTTGACTTCGATAGGATATTTGAGAGGTTCTTTGGGTTCAGCATGGGCTCACCATTCTTCTGGCAGGAGAGTAAGGGTAGAGGAGGTAGAGAACCTCTAGTCATAGATGTGGAGATAGGGCTTGAGGATGTGCTCCATGGTAAGAGGATGGAGGTTGAGGTACCAACTATAGTGCAGTGTAGTACATGCAAGGGTACAGGAGCCATGCCAGATAGTAGGATAAGGACATGCACTGTATGCAAAGGCACAGGGCAGGTTAAGAGGGTGATAGAGCAGTCAAGGTTTGGTACATTTGTAAGCATAGAGCCATGCAGGGAGTGCAATGGCAAGGGTAGGATTGTGGAAAGGCCATGCATCACCTGCAATGGTACTGGAAGGGTTAGGAGGATAGAGAGGGTAGGGGTTAGTATACCAGCAGGGCTTGAGGATGGTACAATGCTAAGGCTTGATGATGGGCATGGCAGCAAAAGCAATAGATACGGCATGGATAATGATGCAGTAGATGGATATGATGTATACATAAGGGTTAGGGTTAAACCTCATCCACTCTTCAAGCGCTCTAATAGTGATATAGTGTATGAGGCTAAGGTTAGTTTCCCAAGGCTTGTGCTTGGAGGCGATGTTAAGGTTCCACTCCTTGATGGAGGCTACTATACACTCAAGATACCCCCTGGTACACAGCCAGATACAGTATTCACAATAAAGGGCAAAGGTCTGCCTAGGCATGATGGCTACTATTATGGCAGGGGGGATCAACTTGTAAAGGTAAGCGTTAAGGTACCAACACCTTCAACTCTGAGTGAAAGACAGAGGCGCCTTATAGAGGAGTTGGATAGGGAGTTTAGAGAGTGA
- the dnaK gene encoding molecular chaperone DnaK: protein MSKIIGIDLGTSNSAAAVIIGGKPVVIPSAEGTSLYGKSFPSIVAFTKDGQLLVGEPARRQMVTNPEGTVIAAKRKMGTDYKFKVHDKEYTPQQISALILQKIKKDAEAFLGEKIEKAVITVPAYFNDNQRQATKDAGEIAGLQVVRLIPEPTAAALAYGLDKADKDLKIMVFDLGGGTLDVTIMEMGGGVFEVKATSGDTQLGGTDMDNAIVDYIINKFKEDTGIDLSRDRMAMMRVREAAEKAKIELSSLLTTEINLPFIAYDPRNNEPKHLNMTLTRAKLEELIRPIVERCRQPMMQALADAKMKPEDIDKIILIGGPTRMPIVREFVKQIMGKEPERGVDPMEAVAIGAAIQGAIIAGDIARDIVLLDVTPLSLGVEVLGGLTEKIIERNTTIPCKRSKIFTTAADYQTAVTIHVVQGERPMAADNVSLGMFTLSGIPPAPRGVPQIEVTFDLDTNGILHVSAKDLATGKEQSITITSTNKLSKEEIERLKREAELYAEQDRRKKEEAELRNEADNLIYTADRMIKQDLKDKLSGEQIEKINKAIQALKDALAGKDTALIKSRLDELKNILGEISAQVYSRVGSGTGSSSSSSYSSSSTTGSESK from the coding sequence ATGAGTAAGATAATAGGCATAGATCTAGGTACAAGTAACTCTGCTGCTGCAGTTATAATTGGAGGCAAGCCTGTAGTGATACCATCAGCAGAAGGTACATCACTCTATGGTAAGTCATTCCCATCCATAGTTGCATTCACAAAGGATGGGCAACTGCTGGTAGGTGAACCAGCAAGGAGGCAGATGGTAACAAATCCAGAGGGTACAGTAATTGCAGCAAAGCGTAAGATGGGTACAGACTATAAATTCAAGGTTCATGATAAGGAGTATACACCTCAGCAGATCTCAGCATTGATACTGCAGAAGATAAAGAAGGATGCAGAAGCATTCCTTGGTGAGAAGATTGAGAAGGCAGTTATAACTGTACCAGCATACTTCAACGATAACCAGAGGCAGGCTACAAAGGATGCTGGTGAGATAGCAGGGTTGCAGGTTGTAAGGCTTATACCAGAGCCTACTGCTGCTGCCCTAGCATATGGTCTTGACAAGGCTGACAAGGATCTCAAGATAATGGTCTTTGATCTTGGTGGAGGTACACTTGATGTTACAATAATGGAGATGGGAGGAGGTGTATTCGAGGTTAAGGCTACATCTGGAGATACACAGTTAGGAGGAACAGATATGGATAATGCAATAGTAGATTACATAATTAACAAGTTCAAGGAGGATACAGGCATAGATCTGAGCAGGGATAGGATGGCTATGATGCGTGTAAGGGAGGCAGCAGAGAAGGCAAAGATAGAGTTATCATCACTACTAACTACTGAGATAAACCTACCATTCATAGCATATGACCCAAGGAACAATGAGCCTAAGCATCTTAACATGACACTTACTAGAGCAAAGTTGGAGGAGTTGATAAGACCAATAGTTGAGCGCTGTAGGCAGCCAATGATGCAGGCATTGGCAGATGCAAAGATGAAGCCTGAGGATATAGATAAGATCATCCTTATAGGAGGTCCAACAAGGATGCCCATAGTTAGAGAGTTTGTTAAGCAGATCATGGGCAAAGAACCAGAGAGGGGTGTAGATCCTATGGAGGCTGTAGCAATAGGGGCAGCAATACAGGGTGCAATAATAGCAGGAGATATAGCAAGGGATATAGTGCTTCTTGATGTAACTCCTCTAAGCCTTGGTGTTGAGGTTCTAGGAGGGTTGACTGAGAAGATAATAGAGAGGAACACAACCATACCATGCAAGAGGAGCAAGATATTCACAACAGCAGCAGATTACCAGACAGCAGTAACCATACATGTTGTGCAGGGTGAGAGGCCTATGGCTGCTGATAACGTCTCTCTAGGCATGTTCACACTCTCAGGTATACCTCCAGCACCAAGGGGTGTGCCTCAGATAGAGGTTACATTCGATCTTGATACCAATGGCATACTGCATGTAAGTGCAAAGGATCTTGCAACTGGTAAGGAGCAGAGCATAACTATAACCTCAACAAACAAGTTGAGCAAGGAGGAGATAGAGAGGCTCAAGAGGGAGGCTGAATTGTATGCTGAGCAGGATAGGAGGAAGAAGGAGGAGGCTGAGTTAAGGAACGAGGCTGATAACCTCATCTACACTGCTGATAGGATGATAAAGCAAGATCTGAAGGATAAGTTGAGTGGAGAGCAGATTGAGAAGATAAACAAGGCAATACAGGCGTTGAAGGATGCTCTAGCAGGGAAGGATACAGCATTGATAAAGAGCAGGCTTGATGAGTTGAAGAACATCCTTGGAGAGATCAGTGCACAGGTGTACAGCAGGGTAGGCTCAGGTACTGGCTCCTCATCCTCATCCTCATACTCTTCCTCTTCAACAACAGGCTCAGAGAGCAAGTAA
- a CDS encoding nucleotide exchange factor GrpE translates to MSIGDKNNGDTVNSDASKINSEEAMVGGSSKEEVEMLKSALKEYESRYKYLLADYDNYRKRVEREAEYRVRQSIESFVLKLLSLRDDFMRAVDAARKSADKHVVEGLEGVLKNLDGILRDAGVVEIPAVGKTFNPNMHEAVSFIYNAELPDLTVTSEIRKGYMMNDKVIRPSLVEVSRRPVQEGGGEP, encoded by the coding sequence ATGAGTATTGGTGATAAGAATAATGGCGATACCGTTAACAGTGATGCTAGTAAGATCAATAGCGAGGAGGCTATGGTTGGGGGTTCAAGCAAGGAGGAGGTTGAGATGCTAAAGAGTGCATTGAAGGAGTATGAGAGCAGGTACAAGTACCTTCTTGCAGATTACGATAACTACAGGAAGAGGGTTGAGAGGGAGGCTGAGTATAGGGTAAGGCAGAGTATAGAGTCCTTTGTGCTCAAACTCCTCAGCCTTAGGGATGACTTTATGAGAGCAGTTGATGCTGCAAGGAAGAGCGCTGATAAGCATGTGGTAGAAGGGCTTGAAGGTGTGCTTAAGAACCTTGATGGCATACTCAGGGATGCTGGGGTTGTAGAGATACCTGCTGTAGGTAAGACATTCAACCCGAACATGCATGAGGCAGTATCATTCATCTACAATGCAGAGCTCCCAGATCTTACAGTTACAAGTGAGATAAGGAAGGGTTACATGATGAATGATAAAGTAATAAGACCCAGCCTTGTAGAGGTATCTAGGAGACCTGTACAGGAAGGAGGTGGTGAGCCATGA
- a CDS encoding transcription factor, translating to MEYEDTFVKIAHLLGGEDYVRVARALLNNEDTTDEEIASATGLKINTVRKVLYDLFSKALIIGIRVRDEKKGWFVYRWRVKRDNVDTFIDGQKRKILDRLRIRLQYEESNQFYHCGNYSCPRLTFDQAVDAFFRCPSCKAPLNLADNSMLKQAIIAKINELSSELQKNGKGNT from the coding sequence ATGGAGTATGAGGATACATTTGTAAAGATAGCACATCTTCTAGGAGGGGAGGATTACGTTAGGGTTGCTAGAGCACTACTCAACAATGAGGATACTACAGATGAGGAGATAGCTAGTGCTACAGGGTTGAAGATAAACACTGTTAGGAAGGTACTCTATGATCTCTTCAGCAAGGCCCTTATAATAGGGATAAGGGTTAGGGATGAGAAGAAGGGCTGGTTTGTGTACAGGTGGAGGGTAAAGAGGGATAACGTTGATACATTCATAGATGGGCAGAAGCGCAAGATCCTAGATAGGTTGAGGATAAGATTACAGTATGAGGAGAGCAACCAGTTCTATCACTGTGGAAATTATTCATGCCCAAGGCTAACATTCGATCAAGCAGTAGATGCATTCTTCAGGTGCCCATCATGCAAGGCACCCCTCAACCTTGCTGATAACTCAATGCTCAAACAGGCAATAATAGCAAAGATAAATGAGTTGAGTAGTGAGTTGCAGAAGAATGGCAAGGGCAACACATGA